The sequence AGGTCTCATAGGTGCCGGAATGGTAAAGGCTGGTCCCGGTGCGCTTGTAATGAGCGGTATAATGAAAACCGTTGCTTTTATTGTAATTTCTCCTCTTGTTGGGATGATTCTCGGGATTTTAATAGGTCTTATTGTTTACTGGGTTTTTAGAAAGAGCATACCTTCAAAAATTGATAATATATTTAGAAAAGGGCAGCTGGTTTCTGCTGCGCTTTATAGTATGGGTCACGGCGGAAATGATGCTCAAAAAACAATGGGTATTATTGCAAGTCTGCTTTTTAGCGCTAAAATATTAACCGGGGAGTTTTATATTCCTTTTTGGGTGATAATTTCCTGCAACGGGGCCATAGCATTAGGTACTATGTTTGGCGGGTGGCGTATTGTAAAGACTATGGGACAGAAAATATCAAAACTTAAACCTGTTGACGGGTTTTGCGCAGAATCAGGTGCAGCAGTTACCTTGTTTGTTTCTTCTGCTTTTGGTATTCCGGTAAGTACAACACATACAATAACCGGAGCAATTGTCGGAGTCGGTTCATTAAAACGCATGAGCGCTGTTCGCTGGGGAGTTGCAGGGAATATAGTATGGGCCTGGTTATTGACCATTCCCTGCTCTGCTTTAATCTCGATAGTCGCTTATCTTCTTATAAAGCCAAAATTATTTTAAAAGTACAAAAAGAATAAAAGCAATTATGCAAGGTTGTTTAATGGCGGAAGTGAAATATTTTTCAAAAGTGTAATCAGTGGAATCTTTTTCAAAAAGGAGGAGAAAGGCATGAAAAGAGCAGGGTTATGTTTTGCGGCGGTAATGTTGTTTGCGGTTTATTCTTTTGCTGAGGAGGCAAAACCGGCAGGAGAGGGGGTAAACAAGGAAGGTCTTAAAAAAGTGGAGTTAATAGGAGAGAAGAATATGACAACGGGTGAAGTAAAAGCAAAAAAAACAACGGCAACAATCAAAACGAATATGGGAAATATTGTAATAGAACTGTTTGCGGATAAGGCGCCAAAAACAGTCGCCAATTTTGTAAAATTAGCGGAAAAAGGATTTTATGACGGGGTCATATTCCATAGAGTAATACCGAAATTCATGATACAAGGCGGAGATCCTACCGGTACGGGAAGAGGCGGACCGGGCTATGCCTTTGATGATGAGTTTAACCCTTCTTTAAAACACAGTGAAGCCGGAATGCTTTCTATGGCAAACTCAGGACCGAATACTAATGGTAGCCAGTTTTTCATTACCGTAGCTCCAACTCCCTGGCTTGACGGGAAACATGCTATATTTGGAAAAGTAATTGAAGGGATGGATCTGGCAATAAAAATGTCAGAAGCAGCCACTTTACCCGGGGACAGGCCAAAAGACAAGATAGTAATGGAAAAAGTTACAATAAATACCCAAAATTCTAAATAAACAATGTGTATGTGTATAACAAATTGAAATTGATTTCTTAATAGAATTTTGGGATTGATGACACGGATGGAAAAAGAGATGTC comes from Candidatus Firestonebacteria bacterium RIFOXYD2_FULL_39_29 and encodes:
- a CDS encoding inorganic phosphate transporter, which translates into the protein MTIFIIFLILLALAFDFLNGFHDSANSIATVVSTRVLSPRYAVIWAAFFNFVAFLFFGLHVANTIGKGIVDINVVDQYVIFGALIGACGWNIITWYFGLPTSSSHSLIGGLIGAGMVKAGPGALVMSGIMKTVAFIVISPLVGMILGILIGLIVYWVFRKSIPSKIDNIFRKGQLVSAALYSMGHGGNDAQKTMGIIASLLFSAKILTGEFYIPFWVIISCNGAIALGTMFGGWRIVKTMGQKISKLKPVDGFCAESGAAVTLFVSSAFGIPVSTTHTITGAIVGVGSLKRMSAVRWGVAGNIVWAWLLTIPCSALISIVAYLLIKPKLF
- a CDS encoding peptidylprolyl isomerase, encoding MTTGEVKAKKTTATIKTNMGNIVIELFADKAPKTVANFVKLAEKGFYDGVIFHRVIPKFMIQGGDPTGTGRGGPGYAFDDEFNPSLKHSEAGMLSMANSGPNTNGSQFFITVAPTPWLDGKHAIFGKVIEGMDLAIKMSEAATLPGDRPKDKIVMEKVTINTQNSK